The window tttcagaAGTacagcagtgttttttttttacctttcaaaCACAACTTGTCTAGTTTGTTTGCCTTCTGTGTATTGCCCCCCCCCTCACATTCCAATTTTCTCTTTGACATATCAGGTGGCTGACTGCTCAGACTATCCCTTAATATGGCATTACCTCTGCAAACATGAGCTCTCTTTGCAGGCCTCCTAGCAATGCATTAGTGGTGCAAAGGGGTTGCTTTGCTTCTGCAGGCTAAGCTGAGACCTCTGCAGTGATTTCCTTTCAAGgactgattcccccctcccttcacttCCTTCTCTTTTGAAACACGGTCTGAAATCTCCATCCTCACCTAACTTTAGAGAAAGCTGAGGAAGCAGCGAGGAAAAAAATGTGGTATGCTAGCAATGTAAAAGTGGTGTTAGGTACAAAAATAAATGGGAGATGCCAGCTTTTAATGTCATTGCAGATAAAGGATCTTACCAAGGGGGACAAAAGATACAAGGGGCATTAAACTGAGGCTCAtcaattttttaattattattgtaGATGTCATAATGGTCACTAGCACAGAAGACTTAAAGAATTGATCTACCATTGGCTATTAGCCAATATAgccaaatggaacttccatgttcagcaGTAGCATGCCTCTGATAACTAGGTGCTAGTCATCATTTACAAGCTCCCAGATACTTATAggccactgctggaaacaaaAATTGAATAGGTAGATTTTGGTATGATGCAACAAGGCAGTTCTTAACACTATTTTTCTCCTTAAATGAACAGAGCACAGGATTAAATGTACAGATGGTCAGAATAGGGAGGGGATGCATCACCATAGACAATTTCAACATTTTCAGCAAAATTAACCTGATATACTGAACACATGAAAAAGTCTTCTCTGAGAGTACTATTTGCATCATTAAAACATAAAACAGACATAACACTGATATTCCACTTGTAATTGGCACAGATTTGTAAACTATAGTCCAATGAATGTCTAAAACCAAAAGAGCAACAGTATGAGATATACTTGGAAAattaaacattttacagaataCACACTCACAAAATAAATGTATCACTGTAGCACCTTTGTTGAAATAGCATACAAACAGAAGCCTTACAACACTTTTTAGAGAGGTGGTTTTACCCGTTCTCAAGCAGGCAAATTGCAGCGAAGTAGTTCAAGCCATATAGTGAAAAATACAGGAAAAGCTGAGTTGATTCAAATTAAAATAATTGGTAAAGCAATATTCTACATCATTTTGTTAATATTAAACACACACAAGATGAATTCATGAAGCTGAGTTATCAGACCCTTTATCCATCATCAATATTTCTAcctcagactgacagcagcttGCCAGACGCTCAGGCAGAGACCTTTCACAGCTGgagtcttttaactggagaagctagggattgaacctaggaccttttgCACGCCAAGCAGCCACTCTCCAACAAGAAGGGCTTGTGGCTGGCAGATGGTTTGCACTCTGAAACAGCTACCACCAGATAGACTGGTTGACAGGTAACCTGTGAGGCTCACTGAGCTGTTGGCTTCATGCCCGTAACAGAAGTAAAAGCtctatcgatgtattgtcgaaggctttcacggccggagaacgatggttgttgggggttttccgggctgtattgccgtggtcttggcattgtagttcctgacgtttcgccagcagctgtggctggcatcttcagaggtgtagcaccaaaagacttttggtgctacacctctgaagatgccagccacagctgctggcgaaacgtcaggaactacaatgccaagaccacggcaatacagcccggaaaacccccaacaaccaaaagcTCTATCCTCTTCAAAAATCTCCACCGTTCACTACAGCTTCTATACTCTAATCCCAGCACCAGGCAACTACTAGGAGAGCAAGCTGACTGCagagaagagcaagtaaatttGTCACCACccagaaaaacaacaaacagcaaaatgaTAGTGGCtttactcccctttctccacagcttgcttgctttcctctGGACACGTTGGCAATCTCACTCTCTCACTTGAAAAGCTGTGCCTGATGCTGAGGAGGAAGTAGGAAGGCAGAGGGAAGCCTTACTCCAGATACACAAGAGTGGCCAAGGTTCAACGATGGTAGGGAGAGATAGCCCTACAGAGATACCCAGGTAATTAAAAAGGCCATAGTTATATTAATGGATATGTGGGTTTGGTGGGGAGGTGCATAGGGCATATAGCAGTCGTAACTCTTTTGGCTGATGGTAAACTGTGAACATGACTCTCTGCAAGATGCAGAGAACACCAATGCACTAGGCCTATTAAAAGCTGATGGGCATAGTACCTTATATCTAGCTTAAATGGAGCTACAGCTAAAAGCCACaactttttaaagttaaaattttTAATGTGTTTTGGTACTTCTGAAGTATCATCTCTCACATCACTTGAAATGTAAATTATAGCAATTCATGTAGTATACTTCTCCTATGAGAAGCATACTCCCATGAGGGTGTCACCACACcctcttacaggttgcattaaaGAAAACACTCTTCTATTGTATAAACTGGATGCCACCCAGCAATGATACGCTGATATAATCATATAATACCTGTATCACCAAAAAGTCTAGATATAGAACACTACCTGGCACATTCCTTTCTTGCAGCATATCATCTCATCAAATGTAATGTCACCATTCTAGATGATTTCAAATAGCTTCCCATCCTTTTAATTATTAAAGTGGTACCAGTTATGATATGTCACTGGTGTACCCCTGTGAAGTTTTCTGTAAGTAATTACTTACTGCCCCCCATGAAAAAAACCCTTAAGCAGACAATTTAGGCATTCATTCTCCCTCCCATTTAATGTTTCTTCTTGATCTGTGCAActgcatcatttttaaaaagtaacactaTTTTACAATTGCCTACTCATAGAACTAAAACACAAGAAAGTatcaaaaaaaattctgctttgtGGCACCAGATACATTCCTAAACATATACAAGCGTATGGAAAAAATACTGGGTGGAGGAGTAAAAATGCATTTCAGATGTGACACACTCACAGGCTACACCCAAAATTGCAGAACGTTGAAATGCAGCTGTAAAGCCTCCACCTTGCATAGTTACCATCAGATTTAGAAATGTGATAAGTTCATTAAACCTGCCTTTTACACATGCACAACAACAGGAGAGGCTCAAAAGCACTGTGAATGATATATGTGAATTCACTCATTGTAATAAAGTCTTATTGAAAGTTATAGAACTTGCTATTTTTTGACTAGCTTGCTCCACTACTTGCAGGGAGACATCAAACTAACTTTAACTAAGCCAAAGCAACCTATCACTTGTAGGGCGCAATGGCTGTAGCTCTCATTGATGGAGAAGTTAGTGGGTATTCACTTAAATATAAATAGTTTAAGAATCTGTTCCAAAGAGTGACATAAAAAGAGGTTTTGTATAACAGCATGCTCAACATACCTATATCAACAATGGAAGTGCAATAAACCCCAGAAACTATATGGCACATCAACTGTGATCTTATTCCAACATTGTATTACAACATATTAGATACTCTGGACTGTGCAAATGTCAGAGAATAAATTAAATCCCCACCCAGTTTGTGTAATGGAACCACTTTGTCTAATGCTGGAACTGGTCATCATGGTTTCTATTCTACTATGCTAGATACACCACCCCATGCTGTTCTGTAAGCTCAATATGCTGGGTCTACATGCGACTACTTGAGTTATCTCCACTGTGGTTGCTAAATCCTATCCTCAACACTCATTTTCACAAACATGAATGGCTTTGGCACTTTTCAATTACATATTTCTATCCAGGACCTTTCAAAGCTCTGAGGAATGTGAATTAACTTCATGAGAAACATGATTTAATCTAATTTATTATACTTTGGAACAGTTAGCTGTTAAAAGCTTCAAACTTTTCCGCAGTCAAGATGGATGTGTTACCTCGGAATATgttcttattacaaacaattccaattattagagacattAAGCAATTCGAAAAGTAGCAAAGGACTATTTCtaattttgtatgggcaggcaagaaaccgcgagtaaaaatgaaagttttgtgcgatgccaaggaaagaggtggactgcaattgccgaatattagactatactatgaagcgatttgtttggtttggcttaaagattggatgtcattggagaactgtaagctattaactttggaaggttataaaaaactgtttgggtggcatgcctacttgtggcaagataaattgaaagctgattctatgtttctacatcattatgtgagaaggagtctcttcacaatctggaaaaaatataaaagttaccTGGGTGAAGGCGGTACCATATGCATCTATCGACCCGAGAGTTATTTACAatagagatcaatgtctgtcctataaagaTTCTCAtacaggaacaaaatatgttaagaatcaaaacagaagaagagttaggttcatgttatggatggtttcaatataggcagataaaggacttatataactcggatcgttcaaaaagtggaattaaatggaaagattcggaattggaagaagctatattgcaagaaagtaagaagaaaatctcaaaaatttataaaattcttttgaagtggcacacagaggatgaaactgttaaagtccagatggtgaagtgggctataaattgtcaaagagacataacaatggagtcatgggagtatttgtggaaaaatacaatgaagacttcaacttgtaccagtattaaagaaaatgtttttaagatgatatataggtggtatttgacgccaaaaaaaatagcttatggaaatgctaaaatgtctgataaatgttggaaatgtaaaagtcatgaaggatcactgtatatgtggtgaacttgtgaggtagctaggcagtactggggagatattttagaaacgataaatgagattttgcagacttcaataataaagaacccagaattcctgctactgaacttaaatatggaggATGTTTCtatacaacatagaacattgctattttacatgacaacagcggcaagaatactgtatgcgcagaaatggaaagtgcaagaaataccatctattggagattggatacaaaagttgctgtacatggtggaaatggacaaaatgacaagaaggctgagagaccagaatgctgaagaattttttaaggattggggtagattgaaggagtatttggaaaaaaagtgggacgtgaaggggaaactgtggcaatttgaaagttattaggggaatttagtggggacagtaatctttaccacttaaagaaaagttttaattattgtaaagtttaaattttaaatagatttgaggttaatggaaattatttagtttattaatgtaataagagttaattatatagagagagaatagaaaaataagttatagaataagatatgggttggaaaactgtgggaagtcattagaaaagggaaagggtgggggaaattgATATCTAGGTTTTAtaattgaaataatgtttgtaaatgTGTACTCAcctaatatttctttaaaaaaaaaagcttcaaaCTTTTCTAACTGCTTTAGTCAAGTATAAGTAATCAGAAGGTATTCCAACGTCTTTCTTCCAATTTAGCAATTCAACAAAGCAACTGAAGTATTTTCAAAATACTCGGAATCAGTATCCAGGTGCCGGGAAAAAAATTAAGCTCATCTACTGTGCCTGCTACAAGATACAGAGACAATGACAACTAGACATTTTCTTGTCTTAACACCATTTTCACCTTTTTAAGGAGTTAGTTCTACTTATTTAGTGTATGTGAAGTTATTTTAAAACCCAGTGTGGCAACACTACCGTTTCATAAACCCTTCCAGGGTTCTCTCTTCGCAACTCCTCCCCCTCTTCTTAAAGACAGCATAAATTAGCTTGGTTCCAAGATAAAATGTACTTTTTCTGCAATAAAAATCTGTAAGCTGCACGATTTAATACTgaaagtatttttaaaggaaacaaaGTATTTACCTTATCATTAAAATGGATGTCTTCCTAATATAGGCACTCAAGTGACATTTAATCAAAACTATAatcaccacaatgcagaaacCAAAAAAAAACTTGAATATGTTAAAAGTGTAGACGATACAGCTGACAGGTTACAAATAATGTCCTGAAACATATAAGCAAAAGCTAGTTTGTAACTTCCAGAGAGTTAGACCCAACCCTCTTTGGCAACAAAGCACATAAAAGCAGACCAgctctctctaccaccaccacccagccccccaaagcaggtacACATGAGAATAATCTTTTGGGAAGCGTATTGGTTCCAAGGGCAATCTGCTAGCAGTAGTCAGGGTGTGGTACGGCCACACTTACTCAGAAGACAGAGAACTCATTCCTCTTTCAGCACAACTGGCAAGCAAAATAATCCCCAATTCTTTATATGTTAAGTTTCATATATAGATTATCTACTTTAAAATATCCAAATTTACGTTGCTGGAATCTGTTACCATTTCAGTAACTTTCTAAAAATATGCCATTAATGCCCCAAAGCATCAATGCAGCCAGTTCCAATGTATTAAATACCCATGAAATTGTATTCACATTTTACTGCCTAAGAATGCTGAAAACAATGCCTTCAGATTAAGACCTTTTAAAACACAACCACTAGTTTCCACAGTGTACTCTTATTCAGTGACTTAAAACAGACAAATTTTGAGATTACATTAAGTGGCAGTAACCATGGGGCTTTTACTTATACAAGTATACACAAGTCTTCACATGAACAAAGCTGAAGCAAATGGAGACCGCCATAACTATTCAGCAGATCAAGACATCAGCAGATGAGCTAAAAATTTTATTCCATCAGTGATTCTAAAATTCTATACACAAGTCTAGCtacagtagtgtgtgtgtgtttattaagatATGTCACAAAAGAATTCCTGCACCTGGTAGTTGTCAAGAACTGATGCAGCTGTTGATAGACAGCTGTTCAGTTCTCCTAGACATacagaagaacactcagatcAGCTGGAAGGAAATGATACCACTCTATACACACTTGTAAACTTCTCACACTAACCACAGCAAGCCTGTGAGCATCATTCATAATTAAGTTAATAGGGTCTTTAAGTTTTGAATGAATTCTTATTATTAAATATAGCTTATGTAAAACCTGGATGCTTGTTCTGGATCAGTGAGGTAGTAGGTAAGAATAACCTCACACAAAAATTCACACCTCTCCAAAGTTGGTATGTCCCGTCTCCTTGGCATGTTCTCTGGCTTCCACTTGCCCTGTTAATCCTTTCTGACATACCATACATCTCAGTGTAAACCGGTTTACATCAGTGAACTGCCTCTTTCTTCTGGCTTCATCTGCTAACTCCAAAGCCTGTGCAAGGACAATGTCATCCGATGCTGAAAAAATTGTCTGGGGAGGAATGTCTGAATTAGGGATTTTGCGCTCAAGTGGATCATAGTGAATACCATCATAAATTAGAAGGACCCGTTTAGCATAGCCAGCATCTTCCCCAAAGCGATCAATTCTGACTGTCTGAGTGTCCACTACACAAATTTCACATTGATAGAACTTAGACAAAATAGAAACCTCAATTGCACCTCCCCATGTATCGTCTCTTCTGATCCATTCACAGTATTCTTGGTTAGTCTTTCCTAGTACTGCCTCACTATATGATTCTGGATCACTTGCTACAATCTGGGCTATAAGATTTCTCATCTCTGGGGCACATGCTGGGTCATAAACACCACCTTCTACCACATAGAATATGCTGGTGAAGAGGCATGAGTTATCTGCTGGAACAACTCTCCGGGCAAGCACAGGAACAGTGTCCCTGACTGAATTAAGTGCAGTCCGTTTTGTAACTATGGAAGACTCAGTCCTGGAGTTGCTGGCATCTTCTTCAACTATCAGAGTATCACCTGTCAAGAAAAATACAAGAAAAGTTGAAAGGCAGTTCAGAGCAGTGGTTAAACATAACTAGCTGAAATCTAGATTTGTAAGGATTACAAAATAATTGTGAAACATTTTGTTTGAGCAGTC of the Eublepharis macularius isolate TG4126 chromosome 5, MPM_Emac_v1.0, whole genome shotgun sequence genome contains:
- the YOD1 gene encoding ubiquitin thioesterase OTU1 isoform X2, coding for MSRCKGGAKDKPGSGYTRRRCDLKRRAEGQKGGTAGDTLIVEEDASNSRTESSIVTKRTALNSVRDTVPVLARRVVPADNSCLFTSIFYVVEGGVYDPACAPEMRNLIAQIVASDPESYSEAVLGKTNQEYCEWIRRDDTWGGAIEVSILSKFYQCEICVVDTQTVRIDRFGEDAGYAKRVLLIYDGIHYDPLERKIPNSDIPPQTIFSASDDIVLAQALELADEARRKRQFTDVNRFTLRCMVCQKGLTGQVEAREHAKETGHTNFGEV
- the YOD1 gene encoding ubiquitin thioesterase OTU1 isoform X1, whose translation is MLRLRCKARSGSYPLPGLSAHSCLRELQAALAALTGVPVQAQRLLLGFPPRGIDLSDGERRLGELGIHSGDTLIVEEDASNSRTESSIVTKRTALNSVRDTVPVLARRVVPADNSCLFTSIFYVVEGGVYDPACAPEMRNLIAQIVASDPESYSEAVLGKTNQEYCEWIRRDDTWGGAIEVSILSKFYQCEICVVDTQTVRIDRFGEDAGYAKRVLLIYDGIHYDPLERKIPNSDIPPQTIFSASDDIVLAQALELADEARRKRQFTDVNRFTLRCMVCQKGLTGQVEAREHAKETGHTNFGEV